Part of the Synechococcus sp. MU1617 genome, CCGGCGCGGGCACACAAACCAGCGGCACACAGCCCACCGATGCCGCTGCCGATCACCAGAACGTCGACATCGCTTCTGATCATCCGCCCAGCATTCGCGTCATCATTGTGATCATTGGCGCAAGACGATGCGCGCTCGACTGCTGCTGCCCCTGCTGATCCTGGCGTTGGCCTGGGGGCAGGAGCTGATCGACCAACTGATCTTTGCGGGGCAGTGGAACCTGCCAATGGGCCCGGATCAACCGTGGTGGGGGGTCATCACAGCGCCATTCAGCCATGCCGGCTTGGGGCATCTGATCTCCAACAGCCTGGCGTTTCTGCCCCTGAGCTGGCTGGTGCTCAGCCGGGGGATGCGCGATTACCTGAGCGTCTGGCTGTCGGTGCTGCTGATCAACATTCCCGTCGCCCTGTTCTGGCCGGCCCGCAGCCATGGACTCTCGGGCGTGGTTTACGGACTGCTGGGCTACCTGCTGCTGATCGGCTGGCTGGAACGTCGCATTTTGTCCATCGTCCTAGGCCTGGTGGCGTTCTGGCTCTACGGCTCAGCCCTGATCGCGTTGATCCCCGGCGTTTCACCCGCCGGCGTGAGCTGGATCGGCCACAGCGCAGGCTTCATCGGGGGATTGGTGGCAGCTCTTGCGGTGTATCGCGAGCCTTCCGCCGCTTGAAGACAGCCGATTGAGCTCAGCCCTCAGACAAAACCTCATCGAGAAACGCCAGGGGGCGTTCCATGGTGGCTGAGTAGCCGAGCAGGCTTAGATCGCGGTGGGAGTAGATCACGCTGTCATCCCCATCGAGCAGAACGGTGGCGCCGCGCTGGGTGATGTAGTCGTCACAGGGCACATAGGTGCGCCAGTTGCTGAGCACTTCGTTCATGTTGCGCAGACGCTTGGTGGCGAGCTCAAACGGCCGCTGGAACCCCTCGCCACCAGCCCGGCGGAACAGAGCACCTCGGAAGCGCGGCAGAGGAAACGCCTCAACCAACTCGTCGTCGTCGAAGATCTGGGCAGCCGAGCGATCCCCGGTGTAGCCGCGCAGCACCTCGCGCAGGGTGCCCGGCGAGCCCACGCCGGCGCACATCAGTAAAAAGCCAGGCCAGGGCCCACCGGGCAGTTTCAAGCCGGCCTCCAACCCCAGGGATTCATGCAACAGCGGTGATGGATCAGCGATCAGCTGCTGCAGGGGGAACCCGGTGAAGGCAGCAAACCGCTCGGCGCTGGCGGCATTGCCGATGCCGAACAGCTGAACCTTGACCCCAAGCGCCGCCAACTGGGGGAGCCGCGGCACCAACGCCTGGGCGTATTCGATCGAGTCGAAATCTCCCAGCTGGCCCAGCACAACAACAAGACGCTTCGAGCCGCCCTCCATGCCGGCAACCCCGGCCAGCCGTTGCAGTAGTGGGTCCAGTGGAATCATCTCGACAGGCTGACATTTCGCCGTCGAAAACGTGGATGGCGCTTGCGCGCCGCCTGAGAGACTCAAATCAAAAGAAGGAAGCAGGTGGGCAAGAAATCTGGCTTCACAAGTGCTGAGATCGAAGAGATCAAGCGGCTGTATCTGCAGGAAGGGCGATCAATCCTTCAGATCCCCAAAATCCTGGGCAAAGGCAGTGAAAACTCCGTGCGCAACGCCCTGCACAAGGCACGGGTCAAAGATGCCCCCGAAGAACGCACCAAGCTGGAGCGATTCAAGCCAGAGCAAGTTTTTGGCAATGTCACCCTTTTGAAACGACTCAAAAAAGCGAAAAAACTGAAGTTCCACGCCCGCTGCTCCTGCGGCTACGAATTCGACGTGGACCCTTTTCGGCTGACGCTGCCGGAACACCACAAAGACAGAATTACTGCATGCCAGCGTTGCAGCACAGCGCAAAACAAGGAACACCCCAAGCCTCAAGCCTGAGAGACTCAATCAAGACAAGTTGAACAGCACGAGCAAAACCAACAAATATTTCAACCGCTTCACAACAACCAACACAACATCCCACAACTGGCATCAACCCCCTTTCCCCTGTCAAGACGGGGCTGGAGAGCAGGACTTGTATCAAACCGACGCAG contains:
- a CDS encoding AhpC/TSA family protein encodes the protein MIPLDPLLQRLAGVAGMEGGSKRLVVVLGQLGDFDSIEYAQALVPRLPQLAALGVKVQLFGIGNAASAERFAAFTGFPLQQLIADPSPLLHESLGLEAGLKLPGGPWPGFLLMCAGVGSPGTLREVLRGYTGDRSAAQIFDDDELVEAFPLPRFRGALFRRAGGEGFQRPFELATKRLRNMNEVLSNWRTYVPCDDYITQRGATVLLDGDDSVIYSHRDLSLLGYSATMERPLAFLDEVLSEG
- a CDS encoding rhomboid family intramembrane serine protease: MRARLLLPLLILALAWGQELIDQLIFAGQWNLPMGPDQPWWGVITAPFSHAGLGHLISNSLAFLPLSWLVLSRGMRDYLSVWLSVLLINIPVALFWPARSHGLSGVVYGLLGYLLLIGWLERRILSIVLGLVAFWLYGSALIALIPGVSPAGVSWIGHSAGFIGGLVAALAVYREPSAA